A genomic segment from Nodularia sphaerocarpa UHCC 0038 encodes:
- a CDS encoding amino acid permease, translating to MTPTKTLFKSHPEEVTRLCSHVEFNEENKLSHQPGSVLGNIALIAGTTVGAGILALPAVTLASGVVPSTALLIAVWLYTVISGLLLAEVCVNAMRLEGRLSVGLLAMIEGTLGFVGARIAGAAYLFLHYALLVAYMTQGGNILVSGVSQVWGLENIPPAWVGTIIFTLLFGGMMYLGRQKFIEKLNSVFVAIVITSFVGLLFLGGGQVKSVQLLTHNWTALGSAVSVMLVALFFHNVVPVVVTQLEGDIPKIRQSIIIGSLIPLIMFLLWNAVILGSISPDIGQSTGDFDPLQILRAGGAGEWLGILLSIFSEFAIATSFIGFVYGLLDFFKDIFPVVEGKASSRLPLYSLILLPPMSLGAINPSIFFSALDFAGTFSISVLGGIIPALMTWKQRQEQQLNSMNQQLVPGGKVTLVVMMGIASVLIIKQIFAISGHN from the coding sequence ATGACCCCTACAAAAACTCTTTTCAAGTCGCATCCAGAAGAAGTCACTCGATTATGTTCTCACGTCGAATTCAATGAAGAAAATAAGTTAAGTCATCAACCGGGTAGTGTATTGGGAAATATTGCGCTGATTGCCGGAACAACTGTTGGGGCTGGTATTTTGGCATTACCTGCGGTTACTTTAGCATCTGGTGTTGTGCCATCTACGGCATTGTTAATTGCTGTGTGGCTGTACACGGTAATTTCTGGTTTGTTGTTGGCAGAAGTGTGTGTGAATGCGATGCGTCTGGAAGGGCGTTTGAGTGTTGGTTTGTTGGCAATGATTGAGGGTACTCTGGGGTTTGTGGGGGCGCGTATTGCTGGCGCTGCGTATTTGTTTCTGCACTATGCTTTGCTGGTGGCTTACATGACTCAAGGGGGAAACATTTTAGTCTCTGGGGTTTCTCAGGTGTGGGGACTAGAAAATATTCCCCCTGCTTGGGTGGGGACAATTATCTTCACCTTGTTATTTGGTGGCATGATGTACCTGGGGCGACAAAAATTCATTGAGAAACTCAACAGCGTTTTTGTGGCTATTGTGATTACTTCCTTTGTGGGACTATTGTTTCTGGGAGGAGGACAGGTTAAAAGTGTGCAACTTTTGACTCACAACTGGACAGCTTTGGGGAGTGCTGTATCGGTGATGTTGGTGGCGCTGTTTTTCCATAATGTTGTCCCCGTGGTTGTGACTCAGTTGGAAGGAGATATTCCCAAAATTCGCCAGTCTATTATTATTGGTTCTTTGATTCCTTTAATCATGTTTTTGCTGTGGAATGCGGTAATTTTGGGCAGTATTAGCCCTGATATAGGACAAAGCACAGGTGACTTCGACCCATTGCAAATACTGCGGGCTGGTGGTGCTGGGGAATGGTTGGGAATCTTATTATCTATTTTTTCAGAGTTTGCGATCGCCACTTCATTTATTGGTTTTGTCTACGGGTTGCTGGATTTCTTCAAAGATATCTTCCCTGTGGTAGAGGGTAAAGCTTCCAGTCGTCTACCGCTTTATTCACTAATTCTTTTACCCCCCATGAGTTTGGGCGCAATTAATCCCAGTATTTTCTTTAGCGCCCTAGATTTTGCGGGAACTTTTAGTATTTCAGTTTTAGGCGGAATAATTCCAGCATTAATGACTTGGAAACAACGCCAAGAACAACAGTTAAATAGTATGAATCAACAGCTTGTTCCTGGTGGTAAGGTGACATTAGTTGTAATGATGGGAATTGCTTCTGTCTTAATTATCAAACAAATATTTGCAATCAGTGGACATAATTAA
- a CDS encoding response regulator, which yields MYLAHSFMSDEKKQNPQQPLILVVEDHDDSLLLIGYALESLGCRFICQSDSSTTLLVAKEYQPDLIMLDILLPGLSGTDIVHYLKQEPLTREIPVLAVTALASREDRERLLSAGFDDYISKPYMIEDLEAIIHSLLGGKLNTATLKSAEC from the coding sequence ATGTATCTGGCACATTCATTCATGAGTGATGAAAAGAAGCAAAATCCTCAGCAGCCCTTAATCTTGGTAGTGGAAGATCATGATGATAGTCTACTGCTGATTGGTTATGCCCTTGAGTCACTTGGCTGTAGATTCATTTGTCAAAGCGACAGTTCTACTACGTTACTGGTGGCAAAAGAGTATCAGCCAGACCTGATCATGTTAGATATTTTATTACCAGGTCTTAGCGGCACTGATATTGTGCATTATCTCAAACAAGAACCGCTAACTAGGGAAATTCCAGTGCTTGCAGTTACGGCTTTAGCTAGTAGAGAGGATCGAGAACGCCTTTTATCGGCGGGCTTTGATGACTACATCAGTAAACCTTACATGATCGAGGATTTAGAGGCTATAATTCACAGCCTGCTAGGTGGTAAGCTCAATACTGCAACTCTCAAGAGTGCTGAGTGCTGA
- a CDS encoding hybrid sensor histidine kinase/response regulator, translated as MSVVEKPKIDRILAVDDTRDNLILVQTILESEGYEIDLVADGLTALQQIEQSPPDLILLDVMMPGIDGYEVTRRIRNNPVLNVSYIPILLITAFHQSSVVEGLDAGADDFIRKPFDTDELLARVRSLLRLKHSLDEQKKMARQREDFVSRLTHDLRTPLVAADRMLDLFQQETFCKISPEMKQAIAVMIRSNQNLMQMVNTLLEVYRFEAGKKTLNDVECNLPEIIQEVSSELTPLASEKNLALKIDTSKLDLQEESAGVVMGDPLELRRVFNNLIGNAIKFTDTGGIEVCIWEKSANSQGKDSVIIELTDTGYGIAPEDQSTVFERFRQGRNKRSGSGLGLHLSSRIIEAHGGTITLTSEVGRGSVFTVTLPKFSSH; from the coding sequence ATGTCTGTTGTGGAAAAGCCGAAAATTGACCGTATTCTTGCCGTTGATGATACTAGAGATAATCTGATTTTGGTTCAGACAATTCTCGAAAGTGAGGGTTATGAGATTGACTTAGTTGCAGATGGTTTAACAGCTTTGCAGCAAATTGAACAATCTCCACCCGATTTGATTTTACTCGATGTGATGATGCCAGGAATTGATGGTTATGAAGTGACTCGGCGCATCCGTAATAATCCTGTACTCAATGTCAGTTATATTCCGATTCTGCTGATTACTGCCTTTCACCAATCGAGTGTAGTTGAAGGATTGGATGCTGGTGCAGATGATTTTATTCGTAAACCATTTGATACAGATGAACTTTTAGCCAGAGTGCGATCGCTGTTGCGCCTCAAACACAGTCTGGACGAACAAAAGAAAATGGCACGTCAGCGCGAAGACTTTGTTTCGCGTTTAACTCATGATTTGCGTACCCCTTTAGTGGCTGCTGATCGAATGCTGGACTTGTTTCAACAGGAAACCTTCTGCAAAATTTCCCCAGAAATGAAACAAGCGATCGCCGTCATGATTCGCAGCAATCAAAACTTAATGCAAATGGTAAACACCCTATTAGAAGTTTATCGCTTCGAGGCTGGTAAAAAGACTTTAAACGATGTAGAGTGCAACCTACCAGAAATTATTCAAGAAGTCAGTAGCGAACTCACCCCCCTTGCGAGTGAGAAAAACTTGGCTCTCAAAATAGATACAAGTAAATTAGATTTACAGGAAGAAAGTGCTGGTGTAGTAATGGGCGATCCGCTAGAACTGCGACGCGTATTTAACAACTTAATTGGTAACGCCATCAAATTTACAGATACAGGAGGTATCGAAGTTTGTATTTGGGAAAAATCAGCTAATTCTCAGGGTAAAGATAGCGTCATCATTGAGCTTACAGATACTGGTTATGGCATTGCGCCCGAAGATCAGTCCACTGTTTTTGAGCGGTTTCGCCAAGGTAGAAATAAACGGTCTGGTAGTGGCTTGGGTCTGCATTTATCCAGCCGAATTATAGAAGCACACGGTGGTACAATTACACTTACCTCTGAAGTCGGTCGCGGCAGTGTATTCACAGTCACGTTACCAAAATTTAGTAGTCATTAG
- a CDS encoding hybrid sensor histidine kinase/response regulator — protein MKETLRILVVDDNEGDRLAVRQALTQAGVCMELSEVTHGCDALATLTTTTYDCVFLDDRLPDHEGLALIQRLRAAEIKVPLVVLAAHKDEQIAVELMKAGATDYVSKSRVCSETLAQVLRHAIRIHRAEMQTALANQLLRETNEQLVRKNQELEQQRQQIQLQNFKLLEASRLKSQFLATMSHELRTPMNAIIGFSQILLRPKFGKLTHQQTDMVERILNNGKNLLMLLNEVLDFSKLEGGRLELKPELFDLTKTINIVVAQMRSLAEAKKLSLRVDIDMQQPLIFNDSVRVRQILINLLSNAIKFTESGCIWVEVKELPQNQLAIAVRDTGIGIARRDFKHIFEAFRQVDQSITRKYPGTGLGLAIIDSLVQMMGGRIILESQLGVGSMFRIEVPRQLSLPTTAESLAAYNLDGQDIFGSVQNPHQSPSKSSKASMGFPNVKL, from the coding sequence ATGAAAGAAACGCTGAGAATTTTGGTTGTAGACGATAATGAAGGAGATCGCCTGGCAGTGCGTCAGGCATTGACTCAAGCTGGTGTTTGTATGGAATTGTCTGAGGTAACTCATGGCTGTGACGCACTGGCTACTTTAACAACTACTACTTATGATTGTGTTTTCCTCGATGATCGCTTACCAGATCATGAGGGTTTGGCACTAATCCAAAGATTACGTGCTGCGGAAATCAAAGTTCCTTTAGTAGTTCTGGCAGCCCATAAAGATGAACAAATTGCTGTTGAATTGATGAAAGCCGGTGCTACAGACTATGTTTCTAAGTCTAGGGTATGTTCAGAAACTTTAGCCCAAGTTTTACGCCATGCCATTCGCATACACCGCGCTGAAATGCAGACAGCTTTGGCAAACCAGCTACTTAGAGAAACTAATGAGCAACTAGTTCGTAAGAATCAAGAGCTAGAACAACAAAGACAACAAATTCAGTTGCAAAACTTCAAGTTGTTGGAAGCATCTCGGCTCAAATCGCAGTTTTTGGCAACTATGTCTCATGAACTGCGGACTCCGATGAATGCCATTATTGGGTTTTCGCAAATATTATTGCGCCCTAAGTTCGGTAAGCTAACTCATCAGCAAACAGATATGGTGGAGCGCATATTGAATAATGGCAAAAATTTACTGATGTTATTAAATGAAGTGCTTGATTTTTCTAAACTAGAAGGAGGACGACTAGAGTTAAAGCCGGAATTATTTGATTTAACAAAAACTATCAATATTGTCGTCGCCCAAATGCGATCTCTGGCTGAAGCAAAAAAGCTGTCTTTGCGAGTCGATATTGATATGCAACAACCTCTGATATTTAATGATTCAGTGCGTGTACGGCAGATTTTAATCAATTTATTATCCAATGCCATTAAATTCACAGAATCTGGTTGTATTTGGGTGGAAGTGAAAGAACTTCCTCAAAACCAATTAGCGATCGCTGTTAGGGATACAGGAATTGGGATCGCTCGCAGAGATTTTAAACATATTTTTGAAGCCTTCCGACAAGTAGATCAAAGTATCACGCGCAAATATCCTGGTACAGGGCTGGGTTTAGCGATCATAGATTCCTTGGTGCAAATGATGGGGGGCAGAATTATTTTGGAAAGTCAATTGGGGGTTGGTTCTATGTTTAGAATTGAAGTACCAAGGCAATTATCGTTACCAACCACCGCCGAGAGTCTTGCAGCTTACAATTTGGATGGACAAGATATTTTTGGCTCTGTTCAGAACCCTCACCAGTCTCCCTCGAAATCCAGCAAAGCATCAATGGGTTTTCCCAATGTCAAGCTCTAA
- a CDS encoding response regulator transcription factor: protein MSEISIILIEDHDLTRMGLRAALQSNSALKVIGEAANATQGLKLLETAKPDVAVIDIGLPDMDGIELTRKFRRYQAETGQNTTKILILTMDHTEDAVLAAFAAGADSYYMKETSINKLTEAIQATHGGNSWIDPAIANVVLRKMRQGIPGENQPADKQKTVKIEALASEYEQVLETYPLTQRELEILELIVAGCSNGQIAEQLYITVGTVKTHVRNILNKLCADDRTQAAVRALRSGLVG from the coding sequence ATGAGTGAAATAAGCATTATTTTAATTGAAGATCATGATCTGACGAGAATGGGATTAAGAGCTGCGTTACAGTCCAACAGCGCTCTCAAAGTAATTGGTGAGGCAGCAAATGCCACTCAAGGACTAAAACTTTTGGAAACGGCTAAACCAGATGTAGCAGTGATAGATATTGGTTTACCTGACATGGATGGTATTGAACTCACCCGCAAGTTTAGACGCTACCAAGCGGAAACGGGGCAGAACACCACCAAAATTTTGATTTTGACAATGGATCACACAGAGGATGCTGTACTGGCAGCTTTTGCGGCTGGTGCAGACTCTTATTACATGAAAGAGACAAGCATTAATAAATTAACTGAGGCCATACAAGCAACTCATGGCGGTAACTCTTGGATTGATCCCGCGATCGCCAACGTGGTATTACGGAAAATGCGCCAAGGTATTCCCGGAGAAAACCAACCTGCGGATAAGCAGAAAACAGTAAAAATTGAAGCCCTGGCCTCGGAATACGAACAAGTTTTAGAAACCTATCCTCTGACTCAACGCGAACTAGAAATCCTAGAGTTAATTGTCGCTGGATGCAGCAACGGGCAAATTGCTGAACAACTTTATATCACCGTGGGTACAGTGAAAACTCACGTTCGTAATATCCTGAATAAACTCTGTGCTGATGACCGTACCCAAGCCGCAGTTAGGGCTTTGCGTTCTGGTTTAGTTGGTTAA
- a CDS encoding lipid-A-disaccharide synthase-related protein gives MSNVSPLTPKANEKLQLLVLSNGHGEDVIAVSILQQFQQRENPPDIFALPLVGEGRAYQKLGIPCIGSVRTMPSGGFIYMDGRQLVRDVRGGLLQLTLNQIQAVRRWVGSQTELGKKSAILAVGDIVPLLFACFSGADYAFVGTAKSEYYVRNEVGLLPRNSKGARWENFSGSIYHPWERWLMSRRRCQAVFPRDGLTTEILQEWSIPAFDLGNPMMDDLESSFSRTNQQEIAKKPLVVTLLPGSRPPEAYANWEIIMVAVSKLMASFSERNSILQSYGNVVFLGAIAPGLDQSILSATIESQGWQIHTESPLPLADPHPWIFQQQNAYLVLTQKAYNDCLYWGDLAIAMAGTATEQFVGLGKPAIAIPGNGPQYNPAFAEAQSRLLGESLFLVDNPGQVPQVVQSLWQNPDSLQMISENGIRRMGKPGAARRIAECLHEKWC, from the coding sequence ATGAGTAATGTATCCCCCTTAACCCCAAAAGCCAACGAGAAGTTGCAGTTACTGGTTTTAAGCAACGGTCATGGAGAAGATGTAATTGCTGTGAGTATTTTGCAGCAATTCCAGCAACGAGAAAACCCCCCAGATATCTTTGCGTTACCTTTGGTGGGTGAAGGGCGTGCTTACCAAAAGTTAGGCATCCCCTGTATTGGTTCAGTACGCACCATGCCTTCTGGGGGCTTTATTTATATGGATGGACGGCAATTAGTCAGGGATGTCCGTGGCGGTTTGCTGCAACTTACTCTGAATCAAATTCAAGCTGTTCGCCGTTGGGTGGGTTCCCAAACAGAATTAGGCAAGAAAAGCGCTATTTTAGCTGTAGGGGATATTGTCCCTCTGTTATTTGCTTGTTTTAGTGGTGCTGACTATGCTTTTGTCGGGACGGCAAAATCAGAATATTACGTGCGAAATGAGGTGGGATTATTACCCAGAAATTCCAAAGGTGCGCGTTGGGAAAACTTTTCTGGTTCAATTTATCATCCTTGGGAACGTTGGTTGATGAGTCGTCGCCGTTGTCAGGCGGTGTTCCCTAGAGATGGGTTGACTACGGAAATATTACAAGAATGGTCTATTCCGGCTTTTGATTTGGGTAATCCGATGATGGATGATCTCGAATCATCTTTTTCACGAACCAATCAGCAAGAAATAGCTAAAAAACCATTAGTGGTAACTTTATTACCTGGTTCCCGTCCCCCGGAAGCTTACGCTAATTGGGAAATTATTATGGTTGCTGTGTCTAAATTGATGGCGAGTTTCTCGGAACGCAATTCGATTTTACAAAGTTATGGAAATGTGGTATTTCTGGGGGCGATCGCACCTGGTTTAGATCAAAGTATTTTATCCGCAACTATTGAATCCCAAGGCTGGCAAATTCATACAGAATCGCCTCTTCCCCTTGCTGATCCTCATCCCTGGATATTTCAGCAACAAAATGCTTATTTAGTTCTCACACAAAAAGCTTATAACGATTGTTTATATTGGGGAGATTTAGCGATCGCTATGGCTGGGACAGCAACAGAACAATTTGTCGGTTTAGGAAAACCTGCGATCGCAATTCCTGGTAATGGTCCCCAATATAACCCAGCCTTTGCCGAAGCTCAAAGCCGACTTTTAGGAGAGTCTCTATTTCTAGTAGACAATCCAGGACAAGTTCCCCAGGTGGTGCAATCGCTGTGGCAAAATCCTGATAGTTTGCAAATGATTTCCGAAAACGGCATCAGGCGCATGGGTAAACCAGGAGCAGCCCGCAGGATTGCTGAGTGTTTACATGAAAAATGGTGCTAA